The DNA sequence CCAGGTCAGGAAGTAAAATGGATCAGAAGGTTAAACTCTAAACATAAGAAATATGCCATGCAACGCACACAAAAAAATTACGGGGGGTATCTTCCAATTCTTCAGGTATAAAACAGCGATAGCAAACAAATAAGACAGAAACTTCAAGATCAACACAAAAATGGGGAATCGAAACAAAACCTTAGAAATAATGTCATCAGAAAGAGCGAGGTGTGTCCGGCAGTGCTTGCAGCTATAGATGCTTCCTTCAAGAGAGATCACAAACAGCCTTCCCATTTCTCCCCGCAACTTCTAGCCACTCCAACGCAGAATCACACTTGTTTTCCCTCTCTATCCATTCAAAACCACCAAAAACGGATCAACAAgttaagaaaacaaagaaggGAGTTAACGATACAAAActgacaattttttatttttattttttcaaaaaaagaaaaatcaaatcgAACCCAGAGAATGAAAAtgatccaaaacaaaaatcagatAGATTAGCTATCACAATGCAGACTTAATGACTTGTATTGGACGCAGAAAATGTGCTAGGACGATCAAAAGGCAGAAGATTGGGTTTTATTTATGAACTTTACCAGCAatcagagatagagagagaacgCACTCGAATCGTATGATTCGGACGAGGTTGTGTGCCTCTCGATGTCCACGATAAAGAGAGTGGCCATTAGCTGGTATCAACTTCAATTTTCCAATGACAtgcccttttttctttttctttttttatggtttCAACTTAACGGAAATTATTGAATTTACTtggattaaataaaattaaactatcttatctttatcttctttaatataattattataattattttaaatttttatataaaatataataaataatttaactgtttcaaattttaaaataaaaataatattataataatattttattcaacttttaataaaacatcttatctcatctaaactaTGTAATCAAACGAGACGATTAAGGTTAAAACAGTAACTATAAAAGTCCAATTTAAGTGGATTTCTCCGTCTAAAAAATGGCAGTATAGCTTTCGAAAcgaatgtattttaaaaaaataatgttatgatCATTGTAAttctgttttgaaaaattatatttaatttaaaacagaatttataaattaattgtgttattattattattgaaaacaagcACCTTAGGTGGATAACGACACAAGGGAAATGTGACTTAATAGTTTAACTACATAAAAAATCCATCTAAATTAGATAGTATCGATAAGTTAAGGaattggaaaatattattcatcGTATCATCTTCCTCCAATTTGGtattaaatctcaaaaaaaatttacttaaaattatattatttacaaattttttttggagACTTTTCAAttcgaataattctatttgcaaaTTAGAATAAATGACACATTCTCTAAAActgcaaatattttatatgcaGTCACTTTTATGTACTCTTTTACGTACTCCACTGATGTAATTGATTGcagcatttttttaatataaaataactattttgattAATCACATTAGTAGAGTGCGCAATGAGTATGCAAAATTGACTGCATATAACAGAACTCAATTAACTATtgacttgatgtgatttgatttgcaatagaaatttaaaaattaaatctcttATAAATCAAAACTTACTATATAAGCGATATGGAATGTATATTTTTAAcaccaacttataaatataataactcaaCTAATTCATGTTAGAATTGGATTCTCGACATAGAACAGAACACACGTCTTTTGTGGTTTATAATAAAACACTGTTCATTTGTCAACTGATCCAGTTTGTAACAAGAACTACACCCAAGTAAGAtctattatttgtaaatttgttATAATGTTTTAGAATTATACGGTAAAATACCATGAGGGGGTGTCACGACGAGAGCACGTATTACACATTTCTTGCACGAATATCATAATTTGATCAGCAAGATGGAGATTAGCAAATCTCtactttcttccttctttctggTTGGCTGTTCTTTCCTCCttattccttcatttttcttctttgaaaagACAAAGCTGATTGAtatttttcagaatatttcGATCCAGTTATAATATTGGAGATACAAAAGACACCAAGCAATGCAGCCTGCATGACCACAAGGACTAAATGCCACATGAAAGAAAACGGCTGAGACAAAGAATTATGCACATTAATATTGAGGTAATTATTGTAATTTACACATGCTTATCTGCTACAAGCCGAACCTTATTCAAGGACTCTTTAAATGCTTGCCAAGCAACCATATAATGATCTTGGGATATCATGCCCTCCTCAACAACCTGCATGGCTCGTCTATACAAATGATCAAACCACTGTACTGGGTTTGTGATATCAACATTATTGGAGCCAAGATCTGGTACATAGAGACGCTTAAAATCCTTCCTCCATCTAGACAAAATATACTGAAACGGGATTTTCTCTATGCCATTATAGTTAAGGACGCATAACGCATGTCGGCAAAGATAGCCTTTGAAGTTAAAGCAACTGCAAATGCAACGGACTTCTGCTGCTGCTTTATCATATATAACTTCTAAATTCTTGACGTCTCGCAGAATCTCCTCCCCCTCACGTTCTTTAACCATGTATGTTACAATTGGCCCATTTGCATGAACTTGTGTTATTCCAAAACAAGAAGACATCATTACTACCTCATCTTGGAACTTCTGGAATATTGCTTTTGTACACATCTTAGAAAGCTGCAACTCATAATAGGAGCTTGTTTTCAAAATAGGGCTTGAATCTCTTGACTCAAGATCATCAAGAGCTTCTTTCTGATGCTTCTTTTGTAGAACTAATTCGTACATGTAAAAAAACTCTTTCAAAGAAGTTTGTTGATACACATAACCCTCAAAAAAAGGGCTCATGCACTCACCCTTTTCAAAGTTGGACATTCCAGCAAAGAATGTGTCTTTCGAATATACTGGTGCCCATCGCTCTCGATCTTCATACAAAAGTTGAAGCCACTCATGTTCTCTCATTCCGAAGTGCTGGATCATGTCTTCCCAAGCCATTTCAAATTCATCCACTTTTAAAGAATCATACACTATCCTCCTAAATTCGTTCTGAAATGCATCGTATTCCAGCAACTCTCCCAAATTGTCAAGAATGCTCTGCATGACATGTGGCAAACAAAATCGATGGTGAGCCCTGGGGAACACCTCCGCAATTGCACTTTGCATGGTCCTGCACTGGTTTGTTAAGATGGTTTGTGGAGGTCGACCAGACATGCACGTCAGCCATGCCctaaaaaaccaaatatatgTTTCTAATGTCTCATCTGCAAGCAAACCACAGCCCAACAGAACAGACTGCCCATGGTGATTCACACCAACGAATGTAAAGAGTGGAATATCATAATTGTTTGACAAGCATGTTGTGTCAAATGCAACCACATCACCAAAATAACCATATGCAGCCCTAGCCCTAGAATTAATCCAAAATACATTCCTCAAATTCCCTTCATCATTGATATCCATCACATAGAAAAAATTTGGATCGGTTAACTGAACCCGACAGAAGTAATCGTAAATGACTTGTGCATCTCCTGTTTTAAGCTTCAAGCGCTTGGAACGATCAACATGGTTGTTAGGTTCTCCTTCGTTGGAATTAGAGCTTCCATCACCAATTGCATCTACCACAGGTGTTCGATACAACTTGATTGTCCGTACTTCAACATCAACAGGTGGCTCCAACTTCCTTTTATCACCAGTCACCATCTTCTTGTGTGACTTGGAGTTTTGTGCTCTTTCGGGATCAAATGAATGATTGTGCTCAAGCTTGACTTCATCAACTCTCCACCTGTTAGATTCCACTAACCTCAACCTTATCATTGCTAGACAACCTGTTCTAGTTTCTTTCCTGCGACTGTttgcttcttttattgttttgaaaccCTCACAGTTGCAACAGAGCACTGCACCGCGCTTTTCTTTGCTGTTGCGTTTTGTCCAAGAAGATTTCACCCTGATAGCAAACCCAAGTTCTTTGGCATAGcaattgtaaaaattgtaagCATCATCATATGATTCAAACTCCATCCCCACAACTGGTGGGGGATACTCCTTTCTCTCAGATATGCCATTTTGACCATCAACTATGGCTGTATCATCCCTGTCAGTTTCAAGGTCGTTGCCTTCAATCTCAAACAATTGCTCGCACTCATTCTCAAAATCATTACCTTCATGATCATTGTCTTCAGTCTCAAACAACTGCTCAGTTTCATGGTCATTTTCAAGGTCAACATCATTCTCGAGCAGTTGCTTGCTGTTTTGAGAACCATCTTCTATCTGGTATAAGAAACAAGCCATCACTCAATGCTGCTTCAAAAGATAACATCTagaaaacagagaaaacaaCATCAATCTTGTTCTGTATATTGTTAATCTTTCAGATTGACCTTGTTCAAATTTCTATCATAATTCAATTCTCTTAAACCTTTTGTATTCATATCCAACGTGTAGAATAGTGGCAATATATTTCCAATTCATATAACTGATTTAGATGAAGTAcagagatattaaaaaaatatcatgtacatacaattaaaactcCAGGAATGATGTGGCTAAGATGGGTTCATTACAGGCCGACAAGTCAAACATGACACTCACCATCATTGGCATATCATCCAATATCTGGGATAGAAATGGCAACATTTTCATCTCTTCCATCCATAATGCTATTTATTGTGCAACCTGAAACTCGTTATTCACTATTTTTCTACATTTGCCAACTCTGACAATTCAGTTCCAGCCAACCTCAACTCTAACTCGTCGAGGCTCtgatacttaaaaaaatagtgagtttGAGCTAATTCCTATCAGTTAAGAAATTAAAAGGTTCTTTAATGGCAAAAGTTGCTTCAAGGATTCTACTCAGGCCTATCATCACTGGGAATGCGGCTAACTACCATATAAAAAACTTCCACATTGTAATAATATCCTAGGAAACGAGACGTGTTTCCATACTacttttatttgcagatgacatcTTACTAAACAGTGATAATACCACTGCACTTAATCAcaaacacatctcatctcagcaattagtttaatatgaatatatttcaACATAGAAATCTTGTAGCACTACATTGACTGCATTCTCTTTCACATACCGATATTACAGAAGAATACACTCAATTGTAAACTAGCACTACATTGACTGTATGTTTGCATAAAGCATTGTTTAGAACTACAAGATTTCAGAGATTACTTGGTAATTCTAAAAGTAAACATCATTATACACCCAAGATCATTCACAACTATCTTTGCAGCACACGACCAAACCATCTCAGTCATAATTAGCATccccaacaaaacaaaacaaaaaactccaTATAaggcgcgcgcgcgcgcgcgcgcgcacacatacacatgtatgtatgtagaaTTTCACTCGAGTGAGCTAATTAAACTAACTCCTGGGCTATATTTGAGAAGTAAATTCAAAACCTAAATTTAGCAGTAAAGAGAACTCAGTGTAATAGTCTCAAGTTGCCTATCAATTCAAAAGTGTGTAAAAGTGGGGGGCCATGtgaagagaaaatgaaaccAAGGTCCAGATTGACTTTGGGCGGGGAGATACTAATCACACACGAGAGAGCACTGAATCAACAAAGAACACGGCGGAATTGGAGGGGATGAGTAGAGTGCTTACGGTGGTTCCGATGTTGGGTTGCGGTGATAAGGCGTTGATGGCCGGAGAAAACGAGCTATCGTCGGTCATGGTTGACGGAGAGGGTCACACGCGTTGTGTCAAAGTATGAGAGGTTAGTTTTGCCCTAAGGCTTCTCTCAGGcctcggtttttttttttttgtttttttttttaagacggGATTTGTTTGAGATCCTTGCGGTTTGGCGAAACTAtgttttgagttgagttttgggtAGTTTTAACAATTAGTTGGAAATGCAGGGGTTAAAGGAAATATATTAATCCATATAAATCCTGAATTAGCTCTTGATTTTGATCTTTTATAATTCGTTATTAGCGTAGATtttaaagagagagaatatttattacatataaattatttttttaaaaggaaagctCAACTATTGATTCCATAAGAAACACTtacgaagaaaataaaataaaggaaaattatttatacagtTATACTGtataaattttgtacattcttttttaaaaatttaggagaaatatgtgatctaaaaaatataatttttttaataaatctcattattttcaaAGAGAATATACATAATTTACACAtctaaagattatatataacattattcataaataaatatactaatatagaaTAATACTAGTTGGTCATCTGAAACTTACTACCTAGATGATTCTTTTAACGTGGTACTACCATGTGATGtcatgtaatttatttaaaaaaataaaaaaatacaaaagtggTAGAAAGaacataagattttaattttaattttaatttttatatttttgaagtacattttattttaaatatatatatttatttattttttaataaattaggtAGCACTTGATATGAGTGGTTTGAGATGCCCGATAGCaatactcataaatatatattaacaaaataaagagagaagctgaggaaaaaagaagaagataaatgtAAATTTGCAAGACATAATACCACCCAACATTTCTCATCCACGAGAATATTCAAAATGGTAGCATTGCCAACGTTTTCTGATCCACGAGAAAATGCAACAGGAGCTGGTGGTTGGTGCGCTATAACGTttccagctctctctctctctttctctgtctctCCAACTCCAGCACCCAATATGGCTTGGACCCTCCTCTCTTCCCCTCTCAACCTCCCACTCTCTCACTCCGCCATCATTGCCAAAACCAGCTCCGACAGACTGAGGAGCAGCACTGGAAGAAGTAGAACAACGCCACCACCAACAAGAAGAACTATCAGAGCCAATGCTGCAGAGCAAGACCAAGCCGAAGGCAATGACAAAGACAAAGACACGCAAGCTTTCAATCCCTTTGGCTTTGTAACGGACAACCCATCTAGCCGCAGTGCCATCCAGCTCCCGGAGAGCCCTGCTGAGGACGGCAATGTCGGACAAATGATTTATGTAAGTTCAATGAGCTGGCGATGTTAGTTCAAATTTGTTATCATCCATTATTCATTTGGTTTGAGAGAGTATGTTCGTTGAGTTCATGGAGTTTTATACTCGTTTCCAAGCTCTTATCAGTTAGCAAATTCTTTAAGTTGAGGACTTTGTGGGAGGCCTCCTCAAgcttagaaaattttaattatgttaagtGATCTATTTCTTGGATCCTGTGAAATCCATTCCAGAAGTaccttttaaaatttcaatgaaaattccaaaaatttaGAACGATCCAGTCATGGAAAatggttagttttttttatcttcttttggGTTTCCATCAGATTAATATTCTAATCAGTAATTGTATACGGTACTCCCAATAATATTAGCTTCTTAGTAAAGAAATGGCTAATCCAGATTGACTGCTCATTCGCTTTATAATCTACCCGTCTGTGATTTGTCATTTGTTGAAGGTTCTTGATACATGCTATATTCATTACTATCTTgcaacttttttgttttccaattttAGAGGATAGAAGACAAGGGAAGGGAATATGGCTCATCCATCAAGTCTGGGAAGTTTAGATGGTTTGTGAGGGAAACTGGTAAAATTATCTGCAGCTGCattaattc is a window from the Juglans regia cultivar Chandler chromosome 7, Walnut 2.0, whole genome shotgun sequence genome containing:
- the LOC108980368 gene encoding protein FAR1-RELATED SEQUENCE 8-like isoform X2, giving the protein MACFLYQIEDGSQNSKQLLENDVDLENDHETEQLFETEDNDHEGNDFENECEQLFEIEGNDLETDRDDTAIVDGQNGISERKEYPPPVVGMEFESYDDAYNFYNCYAKELGFAIRVKSSWTKRNSKEKRGAVLCCNCEGFKTIKEANSRRKETRTGCLAMIRLRLVESNRWRVDEVKLEHNHSFDPERAQNSKSHKKMVTGDKRKLEPPVDVEVRTIKLYRTPVVDAIGDGSSNSNEGEPNNHVDRSKRLKLKTGDAQVIYDYFCRVQLTDPNFFYVMDINDEGNLRNVFWINSRARAAYGYFGDVVAFDTTCLSNNYDIPLFTFVGVNHHGQSVLLGCGLLADETLETYIWFFRAWLTCMSGRPPQTILTNQCRTMQSAIAEVFPRAHHRFCLPHVMQSILDNLGELLEYDAFQNEFRRIVYDSLKVDEFEMAWEDMIQHFGMREHEWLQLLYEDRERWAPVYSKDTFFAGMSNFEKGECMSPFFEGYVYQQTSLKEFFYMYELVLQKKHQKEALDDLESRDSSPILKTSSYYELQLSKMCTKAIFQKFQDEVVMMSSCFGITQVHANGPIVTYMVKEREGEEILRDVKNLEVIYDKAAAEVRCICSCFNFKGYLCRHALCVLNYNGIEKIPFQYILSRWRKDFKRLYVPDLGSNNVDITNPVQWFDHLYRRAMQVVEEGMISQDHYMVAWQAFKESLNKVRLVADKHV
- the LOC108980368 gene encoding protein FAR1-RELATED SEQUENCE 8-like isoform X1, whose amino-acid sequence is MTDDSSFSPAINALSPQPNIGTTIEDGSQNSKQLLENDVDLENDHETEQLFETEDNDHEGNDFENECEQLFEIEGNDLETDRDDTAIVDGQNGISERKEYPPPVVGMEFESYDDAYNFYNCYAKELGFAIRVKSSWTKRNSKEKRGAVLCCNCEGFKTIKEANSRRKETRTGCLAMIRLRLVESNRWRVDEVKLEHNHSFDPERAQNSKSHKKMVTGDKRKLEPPVDVEVRTIKLYRTPVVDAIGDGSSNSNEGEPNNHVDRSKRLKLKTGDAQVIYDYFCRVQLTDPNFFYVMDINDEGNLRNVFWINSRARAAYGYFGDVVAFDTTCLSNNYDIPLFTFVGVNHHGQSVLLGCGLLADETLETYIWFFRAWLTCMSGRPPQTILTNQCRTMQSAIAEVFPRAHHRFCLPHVMQSILDNLGELLEYDAFQNEFRRIVYDSLKVDEFEMAWEDMIQHFGMREHEWLQLLYEDRERWAPVYSKDTFFAGMSNFEKGECMSPFFEGYVYQQTSLKEFFYMYELVLQKKHQKEALDDLESRDSSPILKTSSYYELQLSKMCTKAIFQKFQDEVVMMSSCFGITQVHANGPIVTYMVKEREGEEILRDVKNLEVIYDKAAAEVRCICSCFNFKGYLCRHALCVLNYNGIEKIPFQYILSRWRKDFKRLYVPDLGSNNVDITNPVQWFDHLYRRAMQVVEEGMISQDHYMVAWQAFKESLNKVRLVADKHV